In Actinomycetota bacterium, one genomic interval encodes:
- a CDS encoding helix-turn-helix transcriptional regulator, producing the protein MGLEKMTPVAIAEELGNRLKQARLNADLTQAEVASRAGLSRRTVLNAEKGRVQLENLVAILVSMDMVNQLNVFLPVQEISPIQLAKLKGQERQRASKTKKKAARTKEDRPSW; encoded by the coding sequence ATGGGACTTGAGAAGATGACTCCAGTTGCCATAGCCGAGGAACTAGGCAATAGGCTCAAGCAAGCGAGGCTCAATGCTGATCTGACTCAAGCTGAGGTGGCATCTCGTGCGGGCCTGAGTAGAAGGACTGTTCTCAACGCTGAGAAGGGAAGAGTTCAGCTGGAGAATCTGGTCGCCATACTGGTCTCAATGGACATGGTGAACCAACTGAATGTGTTTCTGCCCGTGCAAGAGATATCACCCATACAGTTGGCGAAACTCAAAGGTCAAGAACGGCAGCGGGCATCGAAGACAAAGAAGAAGGCGGCTCGAACCAAGGAGGATAGACCCTCGTGGTGA
- a CDS encoding type II toxin-antitoxin system HipA family toxin, giving the protein MVMDVASVKYREQDVGAVSFDTETGVGSFEFDPRFVRTGVELSPLKMPLSRSIYSFPEADPEVFHGLPGMIADSLPDDFGNAVLDAWMANQGRSTADVTPIERLKYTGQRGMGALTYHPAARRKGLNTSQPIEIESLVSVAQEILDKRAQFRVHLGEQGQQDEEAMLALLSVGVSAGGARPKAVLAFNDDFTQVRSGQADVPDGFTHFIMKFDGVSERIRDKEAFGDPMGYGAMEYVYHLMATACGIDMMPCRLLNEGDRRHFITQRFDRDGNEKRHVQTLNGLAHISYRQAGSYSYAELFATARELGLGSDAAMQILKRLVFNIVARNHDDHSKNIAFMLDDKDDWRLAPAYDLAYSYRPGSHWVSSHWMKLNGKRDDFVREDFYSLEKLSPLFSKRTIDRTIDETTEHVSRWNDLAAEHSVPAPLLKTVGKNLRLVLQTVSSLT; this is encoded by the coding sequence GTGGTGATGGATGTCGCCAGCGTGAAATACAGAGAGCAGGATGTCGGCGCTGTCAGTTTCGATACCGAGACGGGTGTCGGTTCGTTCGAGTTCGACCCTCGCTTTGTCAGAACAGGCGTGGAGCTATCGCCCCTGAAGATGCCTCTGTCTCGGAGCATATATTCATTTCCAGAAGCTGATCCAGAAGTGTTCCATGGGTTGCCTGGAATGATAGCGGACTCTTTGCCCGATGATTTCGGCAATGCTGTGCTGGACGCCTGGATGGCCAACCAGGGCAGGTCGACAGCTGACGTCACACCAATAGAGCGCCTCAAGTACACAGGACAGCGTGGCATGGGGGCACTGACTTATCACCCCGCTGCCCGAAGAAAGGGCTTGAACACTTCACAGCCTATTGAGATTGAGTCTTTGGTCTCTGTTGCCCAGGAAATCCTGGATAAACGAGCGCAGTTCCGGGTTCACCTGGGCGAACAGGGCCAACAGGATGAGGAAGCCATGCTAGCGCTGTTGTCTGTGGGTGTGAGTGCAGGCGGTGCTCGGCCGAAAGCGGTCCTCGCGTTCAACGATGACTTCACCCAAGTGCGATCAGGGCAAGCAGACGTGCCGGATGGGTTCACTCATTTCATCATGAAGTTCGACGGCGTCAGCGAACGCATCAGGGACAAGGAAGCCTTTGGCGATCCGATGGGCTATGGAGCAATGGAGTATGTGTATCACCTGATGGCGACCGCCTGTGGGATAGACATGATGCCTTGCCGCCTGCTCAATGAAGGTGATCGACGCCACTTCATTACCCAGCGCTTCGATAGAGATGGCAATGAGAAGCGCCATGTACAAACACTGAATGGTCTCGCGCACATCAGCTACAGACAAGCAGGCTCGTACTCCTACGCCGAGCTGTTCGCTACCGCCAGAGAGCTGGGACTGGGCTCCGATGCTGCAATGCAGATACTCAAACGCTTGGTGTTCAATATTGTTGCCCGCAATCATGACGATCATTCAAAGAACATCGCATTCATGCTCGATGACAAAGACGATTGGCGATTGGCTCCTGCCTACGACTTGGCCTACAGCTACCGGCCTGGAAGCCATTGGGTAAGCAGCCACTGGATGAAGCTCAATGGGAAGCGAGACGACTTCGTGCGAGAAGACTTCTATAGCCTTGAGAAGTTGAGCCCCCTATTCAGCAAGCGGACAATCGATCGGACAATCGACGAGACAACAGAGCATGTGTCGCGATGGAACGACCTGGCCGCCGAACACAGCGTGCCCGCTCCATTACTCAAGACCGTAGGCAAGAATCTACGGCTAGTACTCCAAACCGTAAGTTCGCTCACGTAA